The Globicephala melas chromosome 20, mGloMel1.2, whole genome shotgun sequence genome contains a region encoding:
- the PRR11 gene encoding proline-rich protein 11 — protein sequence MPKFKQRRRKLKAKAKRFFKRKEASHFQSKLVTPPAPPPSPERVVIPSTDTPLSRRWLRPSWNFKFPNFKDAVKLWTNRVWSIYNWFQNCMAWSLEVLKDTIFPSRFCHQELHSLKQRFRILESELHKLQEALKAISENSSCPSCGQMCHMRGKLTNVPACALTTPGDSEAVLPTSLPQPASRHPPPPPPPPPPPPPPPPPLPLPPPLTAPLLLRKSDLTKAHQAGPLKKNVPMHITVKDLLTVKLKKTQSFDERRKLVPSPKAQNPLVTVSDLRCVSLKPKSKVLSTRVTNVLITPGKSQLDLRKLLRKVDVERSPGGTPLTNKENMETGTGLTPVMTQALKRKFQLAHPRSPTQTLPLSTSSFDEQNDATSA from the exons ATGCCCAAGTTCAAGCAACGAAGAAGAAAGCTAAAAGCCAAAGCGaaaagatttttcaaaagaaaagaggcctctcactttcagtctaagCTAGTTACACCTCCCGCTCCACCACCCTCACCAGAAAG aGTGGTTATTCCTTCAACAGATACACCCCTTAGCAGAAGATGGCTAAGACCGTCCTGGAACTTCAAATTTCCCAATTTTAAAGATGCAGTAAAGCTTTGGACAAATAGAGTATGGTCTATATACAACTGGTTTCAGAACTGCATGGCCTGG agttTGGAAGTATTGAAAGACACCATCTTTCCATCCCGTTTCTGCCACCAAGAACTTCATAGTCTAAAACAACGGTTTCGCATTTTGGAAAGTGAATTACACAAGCTCCAGGAAGCATTGAAG GCCATCTCAGAAAATTCTTCCTGTCCAAGCTGTGGTCAGATGTGTCACATGCGTGGTAAACTTACAAATGTGCCTGCATGTGCTCTAACCACCCCTGGAGACTCCGAGGCTGTACTGCCCACCTCACTGCCACAGCCAGCCAGTCGTCAtcctccgcccccgcccccgcccccgccccctccccctccccctccgcccccgCTCCCTCTGCCTCCACCACTGACAGCACCTTTGCTGCTCAGAAAATCTGATCTCACTAAGGCACATCAG GctggaccattaaaaaaaaatgtacccatGCATATAACAGTTAAAGATCTACTGACtgtgaaattaaagaagacacagagtTTTGATGAAAGGAGGAAG CTTGTACCATCACCAAAGGCACAGAATCCACTAGTTACTGTCTCCGACCTGCGGTGCGTTTCCCTGAAACCGAAGTCCAAAGTGTTATCAACTCGAGTTACAAATGTCTTAAT TACTCCTGGTAAAAGCCAGTTAGATCTGCGAAAACTACTCAGAAAAGTCGATGTAGAGAG GAGCCCAGGTGGAACCCCACTtaccaataaagaaaatatggaaacagGAACTGGGCTGACCCCAGTAATGACCCAGGCCTTGAAGAGAAAGTTTCAG